ccctccctccctccctccctccctcccttcttccccccctccctccctcccttcttccccccctccctccctcccttcttccccccctccctccctcccttcttcccccctccctccctcccttcttcccccctccctccctcccttcttccccccctccctcccccctccctccctccctccctccttccccccctccctccctccctccttcttccccccccctccctccttccccccccctccctccttcccccccccccctccttccccccccctccctccctcccccccccctcccaccctcctcccccctccctccctccctcccctccctccctccctccctcccccccctccctccctccctccccccctccctccctccctcccccccctccttcccaccctcccccccctccttccctccctcccccccctccttccctccctccccccccctccttccctccctcccccctccttccctccctccccctcccttcttcccccgctcccccctccctcttccccgctcccccctccctcttcccccgctcccccccccctcccccctcccctccccccccttccccccccacccccccttccccctcccccccccttccccccccccttccccccccttccccccccttccccccttccccccccccttcccccccctccccccctccccccccatccccccccccaccccccccccccctcccccccctcccccccctccccccccctccccccctccccccccccccccccccccccccctcccccccctccccccctccccctccccccccttcccccccccaccccccccttcccctccccccccttccccccccttccccctccccccccttcccccccccttcccccccccttccccccccttcccccccccttccccctccccccccccccttccccctcccccccccccttccccctcccccccttccccctccccccccctccccctccccccccctccccccttccccctccccccccttcccccccttcccccccttcccccccttccccctccccccccttcctcccccccttccccctccccccttccccctccccccccttccccctcctcccccccccccttcccctcctccccccttccccccttccccctccccccccttccccctccccccccttccccctccccccctcccccccttccccctcccccccccccccttccccctccccccttcccctcccccccccccccttccccctcccccccccttcccctcccccccccttccccctcccccccccttccccctcccccccccttccccctccctcccccccccttccccctcccccccccttcccctccccccccttccccctccccccccttccccctcccccccttccccctccccccccttccccctcccctcttccccctcccctccccccccttccccctcccctcttccccctcccccctcccctcttcccctcccccctcccctcttccccctcccccctcccctcttccccctccctcttccccctcccatcttcccccccatcccccctcccatcttcccccccatcccccctcccatcttcccccccatcccccctcccatcttcccccccatcccccctcccatcttcccccccatcccccctcccatcTTCCCCCCTCCCATCTTCCCCCCCTCCCATCTTCCCCCCCTCccatcttcccccccaccccccccatcccccctcccccccatcccccccccatctcccatCCCCCCTCCCGTCCCCCCTCCCGTCCCCCCTcccgtccccccccccgtccccccccccgtcccccctcccatccccccccccatcccccctcccatcccccccccccatcccccctcccatccccccccccatcccccctcccatcttcccccccatcccccctcccatcttccccccatcccccctcccatcttcccccccattccccttcccccccattccccttcccccccatccccctttctccccatcccctcttcttcccccctccccccttcttcccccctccccccttcttcccccttcttcccccctccccccttcttccccccctccccccttcttcccccctccctcccttcttccccctccctcccttcttcccccctccctcccttcctcccccctccctccttcctcccccctccctcccttcctcccccaccccacttccctccccccccaacccctccccccccaccctctccccccctctctcccccctccctccctccccacccccccctccctccctccccacccccccctccctccctccctaccccccccctccctccctccctacccccccccctcctccctccctaccccccctccctccctccctacccccccctccctccctccctaccccccccaccccctccctccccaccccccccaccccctccctccccacccccccaccccctccctccctccctacccccccaccccctccctccctccctaccccccaccccctccctccctccctacccccccaccccctccctccctccctaccccccaccccctccctccctacccccaccccctccctccctaccccccaccccctccctccctaccccccaccccctccctccctaccccccaccccccaccccctcctccctacccccaccccctcccttcccaccccccaccccctcccttcccccccacccctccctccccccccaccccctccctcccttccccctccccccttccccccaccccctcctccccttcccccccttccctcctccccctcccccccttccctcctccccctcccccctttccccccttcccccctccccctccctcccccctccccctccctcccttcccccctccccctccctcccccctccctcccccctccccctcctcccccctccccctccctccctcccccctccccctccctccctccctcccctcccctccctcccctcccctcctctcctccccgccccccccctcccacctcccccaccccccggtTCCCCCGCCCTCCCCAATCCCCCTCGCTTCCCCTGCCCTTCCTCCccgcttcccccccacccccccgagcCCGTCCCCCCCGCTTGCCCACCACCCCCGCCtttcccacctcccccaccccctggtTTGTGGGCAGAACGTGCCTGCGGTCCTggttggggaggtgtgtgtgtgtgtgtgtgtctgtgtgtatattatgtatataatatatacacacacagatatcAGTCCATCTGACTCTTCTGGGTTTTCAACCCGCAAAGCAGTACTGTTCCTCTCACCGTAGGTTCCGACGTTATCAAATcttgtttatttcatttttattgttaaataaaataatttacatttctgCTGCTGCGGTCCTGTGTGGCTGGGTGAAAAGCCAAGAACTTTCGCAGCTGACCGCCACCCTGAAACAAAAAGCCTGCTGGTCTCTCGCTGTCTGACCTGATTTCCTTTTTAAACGGACGTCAGTAAAAAGCCTGAACGAGTGCTGGGTTTCTCCACGCATTCCCGGGTTCCACCAGTTTAACTACATCTCTGTCACTTTATAACTTTATAGGCTCTTGGGAGAATTTAACAAAGACATTATTATGAGGAACCCCGCCCCGGTTACTCTCGGTGAATGAATGCTCACCTTCCAAATCAGGAGGGCTGTAAGCTGCCTGCTAAAGGTCTGGGCTGGATAGGGACTGGCTTTACTGATACATGAAATAACTCCCTGTTGATTCAACTGCTCCACCGTCCTTCCCTCTTCAGGATTCATCTAGTTTCTGACCTTACACGGAATGATGTTCCATTTTTCACTGgacctttttttttctccctccctGTGCGTTGAAACGATTCAACGAGAGCTTTGTGACTCGGGTTGCCACTTTGGTGTTGTGCAGTTTAGTCTGATAACGTACGATTGCCGACTCAACCGCATTAATTTCTGGCGTGGACTTGCAGCCTCTGGTCAGAGGGGTCCGGCTGCTTTGTGAGATGATGAAAGGGGGAAATCAGGCTTGCCCATGGTTGTAGATGATAGCTGAGAACACACAGCAGCAGCATTGCCGAACAAACATCCTTCCTATCTCTttcaccttccccacccccttcaatttctagttttttttgtAGATACAGCTGAACTGAGTTGATTCTATGGTGAGGGAGGTAGGTTACATGCATATGTATCAAATATGTAACCAGTCTAGGCAAGATTTGACTTTGCTCAAAGTGTTATGTTGCCACTTCTGCTCAATTGGTGCTGTAGAATATTGTCATTTGACTCCAGGTTTGAGCATTAAATTTAACCTGACACTTCATGACTGAACAGGGCTCTGTCCAAAGAAGATTTTGGTCATATGTTTTTGATTTTACAAGTGTGTAAAGAATACCCTTTTTTATTCTGTAGTCAGATGGTTGCATAAGTacacattttttttttgttagttgACCTGTAAATAGAGTACTTTTTGTGTTATGACTGTAATCATTTATGAGCCATTTTGCAAGTGATGTTGAAATTAAGGTCCTAGCCACTTGTTTAGgtggataaaaaaaatcacagagaaTCAAAGATTTACAAAGTGAAAGAGACGATCGTTCCAAGGCAACAAGACTGGCTGAATGTAATGGTATCTTATGATCTTGTACAGTCCCATGTTCAAGCCAACATGCCTGCCTTAATCAACCCATTAAATAATAGGTCAACTGCAATATATGGATGAATTTAGATGGCCTAAATGGTCTTTGTCATCTATAACAGTAATGCTTACCTCTGTGCTGCCTGTTGGAAGGGATTGAAGGGTTCCTCACAATTCCATGTTTGCGTCCCTCCagccaggcctagaccctgccaCACCAAAACAAACCTGCAGCTGTCATAAATGACATTCTTTGTGACTAAAATTGTGCAACCTATTCTGTCTCATTAGCATCAACTTGTTTGCAGCATTTGGTATGGTTGACCAATATGTCTGACATCTGCTAGGTGACATTACACTAATGTGGTCCCATCTTAATCATCCAATCATAGAGAATTATTTACAATGACTTCACTTCACACTTCTACACTATAACTTTGGGAATGTTGCAAGGAATTGGTATGCTCCTCTTTCTCAAAGACATGGAAGTCCTCAGTGTCACAATTTGAAAACAGCCTCTATGAGTTGAGTTGCTAGCTAGCCCCTGTGCCTGTTCCTAGTCCTCGACCTATTGAAAGTGGGGGAtccagtgatgataacaccattgaatgtcaagggaaagtGGTTAGATggtctgttattggagatggccattactTGCTTTTGTGTGGAACCAGTGTGAtttgccacttgtctgcccaagcTGGTCTTGTCCAGATCCTGTTACATTTGATCACGGACTgcatcagcatctgaggagcgaTGAATGAAGCTGAACAATTTTCAGTCATTGGTGGGCacctccacttctgacctgatcATTAAAATCAGACCTGTTTTTTCTCAGACTAAGGAGGTTAAAGGGTGATCTGATTGCagccttcaaaatattaacaataAAAGACAGAGTAGAtgaaaataaactattttcacCATTTGGGGGTTATAGGACTAGGGGCATGGACctgccctaattctcagactattcAGGAGAGGTTTTAGGAAGCCCACCTACATACAAAGGATATTAGAGGTTTGACACTCTCTTTTGAAAATGGCAagtgatgctagatcagttgttaattttaagtctgagatagacaTGTTTTTCTTAAGCAAAGATGTTAAGGGATAGGGACGAAAGGCAGATATGTGGAGTTAGCCtacaaatcagctatgatctcactaAATGGCGGAACAGATTTGAGggtctgaatagcctactcctgttccgataATTCCATCCCCGCTTCATCTTTTCCATTGCTGCATCTatcatctcttcctctgttacttcTAGACTTGGCTGTTCTAATGCCGGTCTGGCTGACCTTGCATTGTCCATCCTTTAGAAAATGAAACTTACCCAAAATTTGGTGGTGTGTGTCCTAACTTGCTCCAGATCCCATTCATCTATCATCCCTGTCTCCACTCACCGATGTGATCTCCTACTCCAGCAGTGCGTCAATTTTACTTTCACTTGTTTTAAAATCCCTTAATGGTACATCTCTCCCTTTAACCACCTTCAGTTTTACAACCTTCTAAAATCTTTGCCTTTTCCATCATTTGACTAATTGTTAGAATAAAAGTTATAAGAGCAAGAGGAGGCAATTCAGTTtcttaagcctgctctgctgttgaGTACAATTTCATTTCAGCCTCAATTCCAATTCCACTTTTCTCCCTGCTCTCCATAACTATTTAACCCCTGCAAATTAAAGGCCTGTCTACCTACTGCTGAAATTTATTCAGTGATTTGGCAtccattgcactctgaggtaatgaattccatagatttgccTTGTGTGTTCCAGATTTTAATGATTTTGTTGTTGACAGCCCGGATACTTAGAATCTGAGCCCCAGAATTCTTTCTTTAAAGCACTCCAGCTTCACTGTCTGtgtgctccccctcccccaccaccgtGAAGTGACTCCTTAAAACTTATCTCTTTGACAAAGCTTTAATGACTCCTGGATAACAaaatgtcgagctggatgaacacagcaggccaagcagtatcttaggagcagaaaagctgacgttttgggtctagactcttcatcagaaatgggggagggggagagggggaggtggatcaaagatggatagaggagaagataggtggagaggagacagacagttaaagaagcggggatggagccagtagaggtgagtataggtggggaggtggggaggtagggaggggataggtcaactcggggaggacggacaggtcaagggggcgggatgaggttagtaggtaggaaatgggggtgcggcttgaggtgccaggaggggataggtgagagaaagaacaggttagggaggcgggtaccagctggctggttttgggatgcggtcaagGGAGTGGAGattttttgaagcttgtgaaatccacattgataccatttggctgcaggggtcccaagcggaatatgagttgctgttcctgcaaccttcgggtatcatcgttatggcactgcaggaggcccaggatggacatgtcgtctaaggaatggaagtggtgttgaaatggttcgcgactgggaggtgcaattgtttattgcggatcgagcgtaggtgttctgcaaagcggtccccaagcctaatCTTTAATGACTCCCATTTCCTTGTCACTCCTGTGAAGGACTTTGGGTGATTTACTGTTGTTAAAGGTTTTTTCTAAGTTGCTGTTTGATGTCTAGTTCTGCATGAACCACAGTGAAGCCCATGAGTCATGAAACAAACTCAAATTTATTGTTGGGAATATCCAAGCACAACATCAATTACAACCTTGTAACCTCTCTCACTGATTCCATTTCTGTCCCAGCTATTGTCTCACATTGAAGCTGATTGATTCACAATCGAATCCAACCCACCCTGGCTTTTTTGTTATCTCAGCCCACCTGATTTTGAAGCCCTCATCTATGTTCTGGAATTCTCGATTTAAAACCTTTCCGCACCCCTCTAATTTcaaagtgctttttaaaaatatctcttTGATCGAAGCTTTGATCAGCTGTGATAATCTCTTTGTGGCCCAATGTCAAATTTTGTGAAATAAGGCTTGTGCTAAGGATTAtaggatgctatataaatgcaagttcttgttTAGGTGATTTCCAGGAGTGCTGATCACTGGAGGAAAGAGTTAGGGATGATTGAAACTGAAAAAGAGATGTTTACAGAGAGCGATGTATCAATGTAGAATGGTTTAGGTTGTGATTTTCAGAGGGCAGAGCAGCTTACATAACCTTTACATAAGATGAACAGATTTGGGCTGCAGCAAAGATAAAGAAATTTACCATATGCTGCTTGTTCACAGTTGGAAAAAATGTGGCAAATACTTCAAAGGCAGTTTTAAATGGGTCAGCTAAGCCTTTGAATTAGAATAAACTGGGGGGAGAAAAATCTCCTGAAGTTGTACAGTAgtgtttttatgtttctttttgGTCATATGACTAGAAACCCTAGACTCTGGCTTGGAGATGCTTGTCATGGTATATCATTCCCTTACAAAACTTAATGTGAGATAAACGTTGAAACTGAAAGGAGCAATTTAACTCACTGGCATTGATAATTATTAGATTTT
The sequence above is drawn from the Stegostoma tigrinum isolate sSteTig4 chromosome 2, sSteTig4.hap1, whole genome shotgun sequence genome and encodes:
- the LOC132207225 gene encoding uncharacterized protein LOC132207225; this translates as RPHVPPPPPRPPPPPPSSPPPPPPSPPPLPPLPPLPPPPPPPPPPPPPPSPPPPLPPPPPPPPPPPSPPPPSPPLPPPPPPPLPPPPPPPPPPPPPPPSPPPPPPPPPPLPPLPPSPSPPFPPPPPPSPPPPSPPFPLPPLPPPFPPPSPPFPPPSPSPPPLPPPPPPSPSPPSPSPPLPLPPPPPFPLPPLPPLPPLPPLPPPPPSSPPSPSPLPPPPPSPSSPPPFPSSPLPPFPLPPLPPPPPSPSPPPPLPPPPPPLPPPPFPSPPPPSPSPPLPLPPPSPSPPLPPPPPFPLPPPPFPLPPPSPPPPSPSCSYGVTFYYQVFYYPFWKHHIQRHGMTTACLYGRKCSQSAQGTQEPSAFQPTKHFQNVVTVVIKLNAITAGKMQTIQPLLSDISGSFVLFLHGMKFQLSRPRLPVLFVTQSDASSMDSIPKLADVTSKVPSPQPCPLLRCDDFSG